In the genome of Sphingomonas alpina, the window CGAGCACGCGGATCACCACATCCATGCCCTCCACGACATGGCCAAACGCGGCATAGCCGAGATTGTCCCCCGGCTGGCTTGGATCGGCATCGAGCGACGGCTGATCGCCGACCATGATGGTGAAGTCGCCGGTCGCCGTGCCTGGGGCATAGCGCGCGGTCGAGATCGTGCCGCTGAGATGTTTCACGCCGGTCTGGGTGGTCGGCTCATGTTTGATCGGTGGAAGGACGCGCTTGGGAGCATTCTGCACCCCGAACTGGACGAAGCCGAACGCCGCCTGCACCTTCACCGTGCGATAAAAGCCGATCCCGTCGAGCCGCTTCTGGTCGACATAGCGCAGGAAATTGGCCGTGGTGACCGGCGCACGCTCCTTTTCGAGCTCCAGCACGATACGGCCCTGATCCGTTTCAAGCACCACGCGCACCGTGGCGGGTGCTGGGGAAGGGGCTGGAGCAGGCTTGGGCGGCGGCGTGGTTTGCGCTTGAGCGATGACTGAAGCCGTAAGCGCCAGTGTCAGGAAGGTCGTTCGGAACAGCATCTCAGATCCTCGCCGTCGATTTCGTGCCGCTTATATCGTGGACCTGCCCGATCGCACCGGCAATTCTTCTTGCTTCCCCGGCGAAGGCCCAGTCGTGAAGCGGGTTGTAACTGCTGCTGCCCTTCGCAACCTCTACCTTCCCAGCTGGGCCCCGGCCTTCGCCGGGGAACGGCTATAGATTGGAATAATGCGCCCAATTGCATCTAGGGCGAGGACAAGAATCGATAGGCTTCCCCCTGCGCCATCACCTCCCATGTTGCATTGGAACGCAGGCGCGCCCTAGAAGCGCGGCTTCGCCAGAACGGACGCTTTCATGACCACCCACACGACCAAGATGCTTATCCTCGGCTCCGGCCCTGCCGGCCTTTCCGCCGCCATCTACGGCGCGCGCGCCGGCATGGCGCCGATCGTCGTGCAGGGTATCCAGCCGGGCGGCCAGCTGACCACCACCACCGATGTCGAGAATTATCCGGGCTTTGCCGATGTGATCCAGGGTCCGTGGCTGATGGAGCAGATGCAGGCCCAGGCCGAGCATGTCGGCACGCGCCTGATGTGGGACACGATCGTCGAGGTCGACCTGACCCGCCGCCCGTTCCGGCTGATCGGCGATGGCGGGGATGTCTATGAGGGCGATGTACTGGTCATCGCGACCGGTGCGCAGGCCAAATGGCTCGGGCTCGACAGTGAAGACCTGCTCAAGGGCAAGGGTGTCAGCGCCTGCGCGACCTGTGACGGCTTCTTCTATCGCGGCAAGCGCGTCGCCGTGATCGGCGGCGGCAACACCGCGGTCGAAGAAGCGCTGTACCTGACCAACCATTCGCCCGACGTGACGCTGATCCACCGCCGCGACAGTTTCCGCGCGGAGAAGATCCTCCAGGACCGGC includes:
- a CDS encoding peptidylprolyl isomerase, which gives rise to MLFRTTFLTLALTASVIAQAQTTPPPKPAPAPSPAPATVRVVLETDQGRIVLELEKERAPVTTANFLRYVDQKRLDGIGFYRTVKVQAAFGFVQFGVQNAPKRVLPPIKHEPTTQTGVKHLSGTISTARYAPGTATGDFTIMVGDQPSLDADPSQPGDNLGYAAFGHVVEGMDVVIRVLDATPSPTAGEGVMKGQMLVPPILIRTARRLP
- the trxB gene encoding thioredoxin-disulfide reductase; translated protein: MTTHTTKMLILGSGPAGLSAAIYGARAGMAPIVVQGIQPGGQLTTTTDVENYPGFADVIQGPWLMEQMQAQAEHVGTRLMWDTIVEVDLTRRPFRLIGDGGDVYEGDVLVIATGAQAKWLGLDSEDLLKGKGVSACATCDGFFYRGKRVAVIGGGNTAVEEALYLTNHSPDVTLIHRRDSFRAEKILQDRLFAHKGIKVLWNKEVDGFVDGGGTAGLVGIDLRDTVTGEISRVDVEGGFVAIGHHPATELFRGHLALDSDGYIAVETGTTRTSVPGVFACGDVMDKVYRQAVTAAGTGCMAALDAERFLATAEFEVAEAAE